The following are encoded in a window of Ranitomeya variabilis isolate aRanVar5 chromosome 8, aRanVar5.hap1, whole genome shotgun sequence genomic DNA:
- the DIRAS3 gene encoding GTP-binding protein Di-Ras3, which yields MPEQSNDYRVVVFGAAGVGKSSLVLRFVRGTFRETYIPTIEDTYRQVISCDKNICTLQITDTTGSHQFPAMQRLSISKGHAFILVYSVTSKQSVEELKPIYDQICQIKGDTHHIPIMLVGNKSDESLREVQNSEGESLANKWKCSFMETSAKLNYNVQELFQELLNLEKRRTVSLQVAGKKSRQQKKDKLKGKCSIM from the coding sequence ATGCCTGAGCAAAGCAACGATTACCGGGTGGTCGTATTCGGGGCGGCAGGAGTTGGAAAGAGTTCCCTGGTCCTTCGCTTTGTACGAGGAACTTTTCGAGAAACCTATATTCCCACCATAGAAGATACCTACAGACAGGTCATCAGCTGCGACAAGAACATCTGCACTCTACAGATCACCGACACCACAGGAAGCCACCAGTTCCCCGCCATGCAGAGGTTGTCCATCTCCAAGGGTCATGCTTTCATCCTGGTCTACTCTGTCACCAGCAAACAGTCGGTGGAAGAACTAAAGCCAATTTATGACCAAATCTGTCAGATCAAAGGAGACACACACCACATTCCCATCATGTTGGTTGGCAATAAGAGCGATGAGTCTCTAAGAGAAGTCCAGAATTCTGAAGGGGAAAGCTTGGCCAACAAGTGGAAGTGTTCCTTCATGGAGACCTCCGCCAAACTCAACTACAACGTACAGGAATTGTTCCAAGAACTTTTAAATTTGGAGAAGAGGAGAACTGTGAGTCTTCAGGTGGCTGGAAAGAAGTCCAGACAGCAGAAAAAGGATAAGCTGAAAGGAAAATGTTCTATAATGTAG